Proteins encoded by one window of Arachis ipaensis cultivar K30076 chromosome B04, Araip1.1, whole genome shotgun sequence:
- the LOC107635909 gene encoding LOW QUALITY PROTEIN: ankyrin repeat domain-containing protein 13A-like (The sequence of the model RefSeq protein was modified relative to this genomic sequence to represent the inferred CDS: inserted 2 bases in 1 codon), with amino-acid sequence MAKHAAHETTSSQVIKPEQYSHSPAHYAVVMADHNALSRIISELPPFPDPDQIKTDSDALSQELLFEKISAVLDRRDVPLRETPLHLAVRLNDYHAVRALALAGADASLQNAAGWNPLQEALCRRSSDIAQLLVRLHHRSAWGKWRRRLPRLVTALRRMRDFYMEISFHFESSVIPFIGKITPSDTYRIWKRDGNLRADTSLAGFDGLKIQRADQSFLFFGDSNSELRIXPXXXXXXXXXXXXXXXXXSETSVYRPGMDVTKAEFVGRTNWRRQEKTETVGEWKARVYEVHNVVFSFRSRKATSTNGTVTGGEADATAIEKVLPLELDEDDDGFLVAEYPSFGMNNDMRRHSSFVREDRECVLMARKSVDVVLPSAAPQPARRSSASIKAVPPQPPRRSSASVNMTAPLPPRRSSANINTAAPLPVQTKEKEYVKSLRPSVWLTEQFPLKTEELLPLLDILANKVKAVRRLRELLTTKLPAGSFPVKVAIPVVPTVKVVITFTKFMELKPFEQFYTPSSSPSHLFSEDDDDDAQRKPEREYSSLSSSFSSSSSSSSSVALDLNLDSDPFAIPDGYRWISNIDDRSRKGKKPKSVRKPK; translated from the exons ATGGCCAAGCACGCCGCTCATGAAACTACGTCGTCTCAGGTCATCAAGCCAGAGCAGTATTCTCACAGCCCCGCCCACTACGCCGTCGTTATGGCTGACCACAACGCACTTTCTAGAATCATCTCTGAGCTGCCCCCATTCCCCGACCCGGACCAAATCAAAACCGACTCTGACGCACTCTCTCAAGAACTACTTTTCGAAAAGATTTCCGCCGTCCTCGACCGCCGCGACGTTCCGCTACGAGAAACACCTCTTCACCTTGCCGTCCGCCTCAACGACTACCACGCTGTCCGCGCTTTGGCTCTTGCCGGCGCCGACGCATCCCTCCAGAACGCCGCCGGATGGAACCCGCTCCAGGAGGCGCTCTGCCGGCGCTCCTCCGACATCGCGCAACTCCTCGTTCGCCTCCACCACCGTTCTGCATGGGGGAAGTGGCGCCGCCGCCTTCCGCGTCTTGTCACCGCTCTCCGTCGCATGCGAGACTTCTACATGGAGATCTCGTTTCACTTCGAGAGTTCCGTGATTCCATTTATCGGCAAGATCACTCCGTCGGACACCTACCGAATCTGGAAGCGTGACGGGAACCTCCGAGCTGATACATCTCTAGCCGGATTCGACGGCCTCAAAATCCAACGCGCCGATCAGAGCTTTCTCTTCTTCGGCGACAGCAATTCAGAGCTTCGAAT CCCTNNNNNNNNNNNNNNNNNNNNNNNNNNNNNNNNNNNNNNNNNNNNNNNNNNNTCCGAGACAAGCGTCTACCGTCCAGGAATGGACGTGACGAAGGCGGAGTTTGTCGGAAGAACGAACTGGAGGCGGCAGGAGAAAACGGAGACAGTTGGAGAGTGGAAAGCTAGGGTTTACGAAGTGCACAACGTGGTTTTCAGTTTCCGGTCACGAAAGGCCACTTCCACCAACGGCACCGTCACTGGAGGAGAAGCCGACGCGACGGCGATCGAGAAAGTGCTGCCGTTGGAACTGGACGAAGACGACGACGGTTTTCTCGTGGCGGAGTATCCGAGTTTTGGTATGAACAATGACATGAGAAGACACAGCAGTTTCGTGAGGGAAGATAGGGAGTGTGTTCTGATGGCAAGAAAAAGTGTGGACGTAGTGCTTCCTTCGGCAGCCCCTCAGCCTGCAAGGAGGTCATCGGCGAGCATTAAAGCGGTGCCACCTCAGCCACCAAGGAGATCATCGGCGAGCGTTAACATGACAGCACCCCTGCCACCAAGGAGATCATCGGCGAACATAAACACGGCAGCGCCTTTGCCGGTGCAGACGAAGGAGAAGGAATATGTGAAAAGCTTGCGGCCGTCCGTGTGGCTGACGGAGCAGTTTCCGTTGAAGACAGAGGAGCTGCTGCCGTTACTGGACATTCTGGCGAACAAGGTGAAAGCAGTGAGGAGGCTCAGAGAGCTGCTCACAACAAAGCTCCCGGCGGGGAGTTTCCCGGTGAAG GTTGCGATACCGGTGGTCCCTACGGTGAAGGTGGTGATTACTTTCACCAAGTTCATGGAGCTGAAACCTTTCGAGCAATTCTATACTCCATCCTCGAGTCCTTCACATTTGTTCAGTgaagatgacgatgatgatgctCAGCGAAAACCAGAAAGAGAGTATTCTTCCTTATCGTCTTCATTTTCATCGtcctcatcatcttcttcttcggtGGCATTAGATTTGAATTTGGATTCAGACCCTTTTGCTATACCTGATGGGTATAGGTGGATTAGTAATATAGATGATAGATCACGGAAAGGAAAGAAGCCCAAGTCTGTGAGAAAGCCCAAGTAA
- the LOC107638631 gene encoding putative lactoylglutathione lyase — MAETAQPNAELLEWPKKDKRRFLHAVYRVGDLDRTIKFYTEAFGMRLLRKRDVPEEKYANAFLGFGPEHSNFVVELTYNYGVTSYDIGTGFGHFAIATPDVYKLVEDIRAKGGNVTREPGPVKGGSSVIAFVKDPDGYTFELIQRASTPEPLCQVMLRVGDLERSIKFYEKALGMKVVKKVDRPEYKYTLAMLGYAEEHETTVLELTYNYGVTEYTKGNAYAQVAIGTDDVYKSAEVINHVTQELGGKITRQPGPIPGINTKIVSFLDPDGWKTVLVDNEDFLKELQ, encoded by the exons ATGGCTGAGACTGCACAACCTAATGCTGAGTTGTTGGAATGGCCGAAGAAAGATAAGCGCCGCTTCCTTCATGCTGTGTACCGTGTTGGTGACCTTGATCGCACCATCAA GTTTTATACTGAAGCTTTTGGAATGAGGCTCTTGAGGAAAAGGGATGTTCCCGAGGAGAAATATGCCAATGCTTTTCTTGGATTTGGCCCTGAACACTCCAACTTTGTTGTGGAATTGACATATA ATTATGGGGTTACATCGTACGATATTGGAACTGGATTTGGACATTTTGCTATTGCAACTCCAGAT GTTTACAAATTGGTTGAAGACATCAGGGCTAAGGGTGGAAATGTCACTAGGGAGCCTGGTCCTGTTAAGGGCGGGTCATCGGTTATTGCCTTTGTCAAGGATCCTGATGGTTACACTTTTGAGCTCATCCAAAGAGCTTCAACCCCTGAGCCACTGTGTCAAGTAATGCTTCGTGTTGGTGATTTAGAGCGCTCGATTAAGTTTTACGAAAAG GCTTTAGGTATGAAGGTGGTGAAGAAAGTTGACAGACCTGAATACAAG TACACCTTAGCTATGCTTGGATATGCAGAGGAGCACGAGACAACTGTGTTGGAGTTGACATATAACTATGGTGTCACCGAATACACCAAGGGAAATGCTTATGCACAG GTTGCTATTGGTACCGATGATGTATACAAGAGCGCTGAGGTAATCAACCATGTAACACAAGAGCTTGGAGGAAAGATTACTCGCCAACCAGGGCCAATTCCTGGCATCAACACCAAGATTGTTTCTTTCTTGGATCCAGATGGATGGAAAACT GTGTTGGTGGACAATGAAGATTTCCTGAAGGAACTGCAGTGA